From Aliarcobacter butzleri, the proteins below share one genomic window:
- a CDS encoding CheR family methyltransferase → MPEKNEVHERIKKLLYSLTGITLTDNKDIMISNRIDKLKRNCKFYGDIEDLLTSIEKGDNVTEFINSFTTNKTHFFREDFHFVDLKNRVLPEFAKSGQKVNMYCSASSTGEEPYSMAMTVLKTSEDLGKAINASIIATDIDTNVLQYAANGIYRYSKASKEFPEWIKPQKYFKRRVQQNLSGEEVLIKVNDELKRMINFHVMNLNDSSYPFSKNQFDVIFCRNVLIYFSVEDQNTILKKLFAHLKIGGTLYLGHSENPHDLIKYVKRIGQNIFIKEKEIF, encoded by the coding sequence ATGCCAGAGAAAAATGAAGTTCATGAAAGAATAAAAAAACTTCTTTATTCTTTGACAGGGATTACTCTGACAGATAATAAAGATATTATGATTTCTAATAGAATCGATAAATTAAAAAGAAATTGTAAATTTTATGGAGATATTGAGGACCTATTAACTTCTATTGAAAAAGGGGATAATGTAACAGAGTTTATTAACTCTTTTACAACAAACAAAACTCATTTTTTTAGAGAAGATTTTCATTTTGTTGATTTAAAAAATAGAGTTCTTCCTGAATTTGCAAAAAGTGGTCAAAAAGTAAATATGTACTGTTCTGCTTCTTCAACAGGAGAAGAACCATATTCTATGGCAATGACAGTTTTAAAAACAAGTGAAGATTTAGGAAAAGCTATAAATGCTTCAATTATTGCAACTGATATTGATACGAATGTATTACAGTATGCAGCAAACGGTATTTATAGATATTCTAAAGCTTCAAAAGAGTTTCCAGAATGGATAAAACCACAAAAATATTTTAAAAGAAGAGTTCAACAAAACCTTTCTGGTGAAGAAGTTTTAATAAAGGTAAATGACGAATTAAAAAGAATGATTAACTTTCATGTTATGAATTTAAATGACTCTTCATATCCTTTTTCGAAAAATCAATTTGATGTGATTTTTTGTAGAAATGTTTTGATATATTTTTCAGTAGAAGACCAAAATACAATATTAAAAAAATTGTTTGCTCATCTAAAAATAGGTGGAACTTTATATTTAGGACATTCTGAAAATCCTCATGACTTGATAAAATATGTAAAAAGAATAGGGCAAAATATTTTTATAAAAGAGAAGGAAATCTTTTGA
- a CDS encoding chemotaxis protein CheD yields the protein MIIIGHKDGSIEKSSSVRFTDKTKGYNTYTVIGGEFAVGSDEDNVAFKTLLGSCVAIMFYDRMKKIKAMNHFLLPNTNDNRNDMKYGLYSVEAMLNEMYKLGCSKTNMVAKISGGADIMSLDLSSSSSDTIGKRNVEFAKSFCKSEGFKIVSEHTRGDNGRLILLADDFETFIKVTQKSETNSKILSTEKSLQQEIKREPVIKEYIGGVDLFDNNKNKKAEPEMEIELF from the coding sequence TTGATTATAATAGGGCATAAAGACGGAAGTATTGAAAAATCTTCTTCAGTTAGATTTACTGACAAAACAAAAGGATATAACACTTACACAGTAATTGGTGGAGAATTTGCTGTTGGTAGTGATGAAGATAATGTTGCTTTTAAAACACTTCTTGGTTCTTGTGTTGCTATTATGTTCTATGATAGAATGAAAAAAATAAAAGCTATGAATCATTTTTTATTACCTAATACCAACGATAATCGAAATGACATGAAATATGGACTTTATTCAGTTGAAGCAATGCTGAATGAGATGTATAAACTTGGATGTAGTAAAACAAATATGGTAGCTAAAATATCAGGTGGAGCGGATATTATGTCACTAGATTTATCTTCTTCATCTAGTGATACTATTGGAAAAAGAAATGTTGAATTTGCTAAAAGTTTTTGTAAATCAGAAGGTTTTAAAATAGTTAGCGAACATACAAGAGGAGATAATGGTAGATTAATTCTTTTGGCTGATGATTTTGAAACTTTTATTAAAGTTACTCAAAAATCTGAAACTAACAGCAAAATTCTATCTACAGAAAAATCTTTACAACAAGAGATCAAAAGAGAGCCAGTTATCAAAGAATATATTGGTGGTGTTGACTTATTTGATAATAATAAAAATAAAAAAGCTGAACCAGAAATGGAAATCGAGCTTTTCTAA
- a CDS encoding protein-glutamate methylesterase/protein-glutamine glutaminase, with protein sequence MYTVLVIDDSASMRSILKDMINSIEDFEVIAVATDAYDAREKIKEYEPDLVTIDINMPKMDGVTFLRNLMRLHPMPAVVISGESVRGNDIFDDGAVGFIPKPNSGEPMSNFEARIKDTLLNLTFLLSRYTLKKSPAIKKPTTYKSTHNVDYKVHPDEVIPLRAAKFPGAKIIAIGSSTGGVESLLRVFKRLPSGLPPIVITQHIPYGFSNSLAHRLNDHSEVEVCEAKDGLTLEKGHAYLAPGNMHLTIEKYGNDFKTRLLDTKKVSQHKPSVDVLFRSVNNAVGGGAMAVMMTGMGDDGTIAMKELFDNGAYTIAQNEASCVVFGMPMKAIQAGAVKDIVHLDEIADYIIDFSKGKLK encoded by the coding sequence ATGTACACAGTTTTAGTTATAGATGATTCTGCTTCAATGAGAAGTATACTTAAAGATATGATAAATTCTATTGAAGATTTTGAAGTAATAGCTGTAGCAACTGATGCTTACGATGCTAGAGAAAAAATCAAAGAGTACGAACCAGATTTAGTAACAATAGATATAAATATGCCTAAAATGGATGGTGTTACATTCTTAAGAAATTTAATGCGTCTTCATCCTATGCCAGCAGTTGTAATCTCTGGAGAAAGTGTTAGAGGAAATGATATTTTTGATGATGGAGCAGTAGGTTTTATTCCTAAACCAAACTCTGGTGAACCTATGTCAAATTTTGAAGCTAGAATAAAAGATACTTTGTTAAATTTAACATTCCTTTTGAGCCGATATACTTTAAAAAAATCGCCTGCTATCAAAAAACCAACAACTTATAAATCAACACATAATGTTGATTACAAAGTACATCCTGATGAAGTTATACCTCTTAGAGCAGCAAAATTCCCAGGAGCAAAAATAATAGCAATTGGTTCATCAACAGGTGGAGTTGAATCTTTATTAAGAGTTTTTAAAAGACTTCCTAGTGGATTACCTCCAATTGTTATAACTCAACATATTCCTTATGGTTTTTCGAACTCTTTAGCTCATAGATTAAATGATCATTCAGAAGTTGAAGTTTGTGAAGCAAAAGATGGATTGACCTTAGAAAAAGGACATGCATATTTAGCCCCAGGAAATATGCATTTAACAATCGAAAAATATGGAAATGATTTTAAAACGAGATTACTTGATACAAAAAAAGTAAGCCAGCATAAACCAAGCGTTGATGTTCTTTTTAGATCAGTTAATAATGCTGTTGGTGGTGGAGCAATGGCTGTTATGATGACAGGTATGGGAGATGATGGAACAATAGCCATGAAAGAATTATTTGATAATGGAGCATATACAATTGCGCAAAATGAAGCAAGTTGTGTAGTATTTGGTATGCCTATGAAAGCAATACAAGCAGGAGCTGTTAAAGATATAGTTCATTTAGATGAAATTGCTGATTATATTATTGATTTTTCAAAGGGGAAGCTTAAATAA
- a CDS encoding flavodoxin family protein, translating into MLIKIIDCTESYNQDIEGIITFFTNYFNALNIKSERIKFKDYRIVTCTQCRCCTQIKGEEPVKCVIKDDMNPLLDKIEEGDAYIILEDRNDLFNKNKVHEKVESRLIAYHYWPYGQTDSILRKPILKKTSILINYNTTKYFMNHSFYTTKISMEDVSASIGAEVLDWQVIIPTNDLIKDYAKRLKELADLLINSLKK; encoded by the coding sequence ATGCTTATTAAAATAATAGATTGTACAGAGAGTTATAATCAAGATATAGAGGGAATTATAACTTTTTTTACAAATTATTTTAATGCCTTAAATATAAAAAGTGAAAGAATCAAATTTAAAGATTATAGAATAGTAACTTGTACACAGTGTAGATGTTGCACACAAATAAAAGGTGAAGAACCAGTAAAATGTGTTATAAAAGATGATATGAACCCTTTACTTGATAAAATAGAAGAGGGTGATGCTTATATCATTTTGGAAGATAGAAATGATTTATTTAATAAAAATAAAGTTCACGAAAAAGTAGAAAGTAGGTTAATAGCATATCATTACTGGCCTTATGGTCAAACAGATTCAATACTGCGAAAACCTATTTTAAAAAAAACATCAATATTAATAAATTACAATACGACTAAATATTTTATGAATCATAGCTTTTATACAACTAAAATTTCCATGGAAGATGTTTCAGCTTCTATTGGAGCTGAAGTTTTAGATTGGCAAGTAATCATTCCTACAAATGATTTAATTAAAGATTATGCAAAAAGACTAAAAGAATTAGCGGATTTATTGATAAATTCATTAAAAAAGTAA
- a CDS encoding MFS transporter: protein MENKNTKAKILGLVSFGHFTNDTMQSLMIAVYPMLKNDFSLTFAQIGLITLVYQLSASILQPLVGLFTDRYHKPYSIAFSMFCTFIGLTSLAFATNYYLILVSAILIGIGSSIFHPEASRIARMAAFGEKYGLAQSVFQIGGNLGSAIGPLIAVWLVLPNGQYSIFYISIIALLSIPILIYVGSWHKNYHASIKNKTILIKQTLSKQKISFALMILLILMFSKFLYMSGISNYLMFYLIQQYNISDEMAQYHLFYFLLSVALGTIFGGPLGDKFGRKAIIFASIFGIVPFTLALPYVDIYLSTIFLSIIGFMLASAFPAIVVYAQELIPGKVGTISGLFFGIAFGLAGIGAAILGYFIDIYGVVLIYKICSFLPLLGLFAIFLP, encoded by the coding sequence ATGGAAAATAAAAATACAAAAGCTAAGATTTTAGGGCTGGTTAGTTTCGGTCATTTTACAAATGATACTATGCAATCGCTTATGATTGCAGTTTATCCTATGTTAAAAAATGATTTTTCTCTTACTTTTGCTCAAATTGGTTTAATTACATTAGTTTATCAACTCTCAGCATCAATTTTACAGCCATTAGTAGGGCTTTTTACAGATAGATATCATAAACCATATTCTATTGCTTTTTCTATGTTTTGTACTTTTATAGGATTAACTTCTTTAGCTTTTGCAACAAATTATTATCTAATATTAGTTTCAGCAATCTTAATTGGAATTGGTTCATCTATCTTTCATCCAGAAGCTTCAAGAATCGCAAGAATGGCAGCCTTTGGTGAAAAATATGGATTAGCACAATCAGTTTTTCAAATAGGTGGAAATTTAGGAAGTGCTATTGGTCCATTAATAGCAGTTTGGCTGGTATTACCAAATGGTCAATATAGTATTTTTTATATCTCAATCATTGCACTTTTATCTATTCCTATTTTAATTTATGTTGGTTCTTGGCATAAAAATTATCATGCAAGTATTAAAAATAAAACTATATTAATAAAACAAACTCTTTCTAAACAAAAAATAAGTTTTGCTTTAATGATTTTACTTATTTTAATGTTCTCTAAATTTTTATATATGTCAGGTATTAGCAACTATTTAATGTTTTATTTAATTCAACAATATAATATTAGTGATGAAATGGCGCAATATCATCTGTTCTATTTTTTATTGTCAGTAGCTTTAGGAACTATATTTGGAGGTCCTTTAGGTGATAAATTCGGTAGAAAGGCTATCATTTTCGCATCAATTTTTGGAATAGTGCCTTTTACATTAGCTTTACCTTATGTAGATATTTATCTTTCTACAATATTTTTATCAATAATAGGATTTATGTTAGCTTCTGCTTTTCCAGCTATTGTAGTTTATGCGCAAGAACTTATTCCAGGAAAAGTAGGGACAATTTCAGGATTGTTCTTTGGAATAGCTTTTGGATTAGCTGGAATTGGTGCAGCAATTTTAGGATATTTTATAGATATATATGGAGTAGTTTTAATTTATAAAATCTGTTCATTTTTACCATTACTTGGTTTATTTGCTATTTTCTTACCTTAA
- a CDS encoding tyrosine-type recombinase/integrase, with translation MRYELDFKNNFNDTLLFWLERFIRNKLTTLSNRQVLQKEKLASIIQQLVKGTKYIDELAFIAKEARNIGLAGVNTYFNPLFKLYNFLINSGLASMKEIDEELLSDFLASETSSLSDASKKNHRIALLSFFSYIDKQNQNEDGSSYLFKIELKNWGGLSGKSGTKLPSFMNKDEIDRFLKAIDDFEFTDNTGFRNRLIIKIIIYTGIRVSEILNLRIKDIFKEDNVYMLQIRGKGNKPRVVMIKSSIIEKELQNWLDMRVCNSDLLVCNQKGERLTQAYISRVVENILISAGIRKEKNGAHMLRHSFATLLYQKHHDLILVQEALGHADINTSRIYTHFDKERLKKTTEIF, from the coding sequence ATGAGATATGAGTTAGATTTTAAAAACAATTTTAATGATACATTACTTTTCTGGCTTGAAAGATTTATTCGTAATAAACTTACAACTCTTTCAAATAGACAAGTATTACAAAAAGAGAAATTAGCTTCAATAATCCAACAATTAGTAAAAGGAACAAAATATATTGATGAATTAGCTTTTATAGCAAAAGAAGCTAGAAATATAGGTTTAGCTGGAGTGAATACATATTTTAACCCCCTATTTAAACTATACAATTTCTTAATTAACTCAGGTCTTGCTTCTATGAAAGAGATAGATGAAGAGTTATTAAGTGATTTTTTAGCTAGTGAAACTAGTTCATTATCTGATGCTTCTAAAAAAAATCATCGAATTGCCCTACTATCTTTCTTTTCTTATATAGATAAACAAAATCAAAATGAAGATGGAAGTTCATATCTATTTAAAATTGAACTAAAAAATTGGGGAGGTTTGAGTGGAAAAAGTGGAACTAAACTACCCTCTTTTATGAATAAAGATGAAATTGATAGATTTTTAAAAGCAATTGATGATTTTGAATTTACAGATAATACAGGTTTTAGAAATAGACTTATAATTAAAATTATCATTTATACTGGTATTAGGGTTAGTGAGATTTTAAATTTAAGAATCAAAGATATTTTTAAAGAAGATAATGTTTATATGCTTCAGATTAGAGGAAAAGGAAATAAACCAAGGGTTGTAATGATAAAAAGTTCAATTATTGAAAAAGAGCTACAAAATTGGTTAGATATGAGAGTTTGCAATAGTGATTTATTAGTTTGCAACCAAAAAGGTGAAAGACTAACTCAAGCATATATTAGTAGAGTTGTTGAAAATATTTTAATCAGTGCAGGTATAAGAAAAGAGAAAAATGGAGCTCATATGTTAAGGCACTCATTTGCAACACTTTTATACCAAAAACACCATGATTTGATACTTGTTCAAGAAGCTTTAGGACATGCTGATATTAATACAAGTAGAATTTATACTCACTTTGATAAAGAAAGACTCAAAAAAACTACGGAGATTTTTTAA
- a CDS encoding sirohydrochlorin chelatase has product MEALIIVAHGSKIKSSNDEIIEISNKIKNKNENTFYAFLELSEPSFYDVLKEVVEKKYKKIKIFPYFLAAGKHVLADIPNIIKEFKTNHKDIEFTVLPHFGQCNGVEDLILSNS; this is encoded by the coding sequence ATGGAAGCTTTAATAATTGTAGCACATGGTAGCAAAATAAAAAGTTCAAATGATGAAATCATAGAAATTTCAAACAAAATAAAAAACAAAAATGAAAATACATTTTATGCTTTTTTAGAATTAAGTGAACCATCATTTTACGATGTTTTAAAAGAAGTTGTTGAAAAAAAATATAAGAAAATCAAAATATTTCCTTATTTCTTAGCTGCAGGAAAACATGTTTTAGCAGATATTCCAAATATTATAAAAGAATTTAAAACTAATCACAAAGATATAGAATTTACTGTTTTACCACATTTTGGACAATGTAATGGTGTAGAGGATTTAATTCTTTCAAACTCTTAA